From Candidatus Deferrimicrobiaceae bacterium, a single genomic window includes:
- a CDS encoding P-loop NTPase — translation MSLFKRKESPPAATGEAILSALSGVMDPELGRDLVSLSMIRNVAVSGGDVSLDLVLTTPACPKKAEMQEAVEKAVLSVPGVSSVDVRVSADVKAAKDPMEGRRPVEGVRNIVAVASGKGGVGKSTVSANIAVALHKAGARVGLLDADIYGPSVPTLLNLTKHQLMGENGMILPADAGGLKVLSIGFMLEEDSPVIWRGPMLMKALEQFLHGT, via the coding sequence ATGTCCCTGTTCAAGAGGAAGGAAAGCCCGCCGGCCGCGACCGGGGAAGCCATCCTGTCGGCCCTCTCCGGCGTGATGGACCCGGAACTGGGAAGGGACCTGGTGAGTCTTTCCATGATCCGGAATGTGGCCGTATCCGGCGGGGACGTTTCCCTCGACCTCGTGCTCACCACGCCCGCCTGCCCGAAAAAGGCGGAGATGCAGGAGGCGGTGGAGAAGGCGGTGCTGTCGGTCCCCGGGGTCTCCTCGGTGGATGTCCGGGTCTCCGCGGACGTGAAGGCGGCGAAGGACCCGATGGAGGGAAGACGGCCCGTGGAGGGGGTGCGCAACATCGTGGCGGTCGCCTCCGGGAAGGGGGGGGTCGGCAAGTCGACGGTCAGCGCGAACATCGCGGTGGCGCTCCACAAGGCGGGGGCCCGGGTGGGGCTTCTGGACGCCGACATCTACGGACCGTCGGTCCCGACGCTGCTGAATCTGACGAAGCACCAGCTGATGGGCGAGAACGGGATGATCCTCCCCGCGGATGCCGGCGGGCTCAAGGTCCTCTCCATCGGGTTCATGCTCGAGGAGGACTCCCCGGTCATCTGGCGGGGCCCGATGCTCATGAAGGCGCTGGAGCAATTTCTCCACGGCACGA